In Psychrobacter sp. JCM 18902, a single window of DNA contains:
- a CDS encoding Na(+)-translocating NADH-quinone reductase subunit A gives MITIKKGLDLPITGESSREISEHQPTHVAVIGYDYVGMKPTMNVKEGDIVAKGQPVFEDKKRVGVIYTAPAAGKVVAIKRGERRVFESLVIAVDPNGEEVDFERYDSQQLADLDAEVVETQLLASGEWTAFRTRPYSRAPEIGARPHAIFVTAMDTNPLAFDPMLLINDQLQAFNDGLAVLSTLSPKTFVCHHGDAQLTPVAKTAANNVTEYHSFAGKHPAGLAGTHIHFLHPIMRGVTVWTIGYQDVIAIGKLFTSGRLYTRRIISLAGPAVTKPRLVATERGADIAALTKGQLAAGENRIISGSVLSGRKVFGNTAYLGRFHNQISVLPEGRERPAFHFLSVGTNRFSKLPIYISKFFGNKKYNFTTTSNGSPRAMVPIGVYEEVMPQDYLPTQLLRALIVEDMISAVDLGVLELDEEDLALCTFVSPGKYEFGDILRDNLTRIELEG, from the coding sequence ATGATTACCATCAAAAAAGGTTTGGATTTGCCCATCACCGGTGAATCATCCCGCGAGATATCTGAGCACCAACCGACACATGTCGCCGTTATTGGCTATGATTATGTGGGCATGAAGCCCACGATGAATGTCAAAGAAGGCGATATCGTAGCAAAGGGTCAGCCCGTTTTTGAAGACAAAAAACGAGTTGGCGTTATCTATACTGCCCCTGCTGCTGGTAAAGTCGTCGCGATTAAACGCGGTGAACGTCGTGTGTTTGAGAGCCTTGTGATTGCGGTCGACCCAAACGGTGAAGAAGTAGACTTCGAGCGCTATGACTCCCAGCAACTTGCTGACCTAGACGCTGAAGTTGTTGAAACCCAACTGCTTGCCTCTGGCGAATGGACCGCGTTTCGCACGCGCCCTTATAGCCGTGCGCCAGAAATCGGTGCCCGTCCTCATGCTATTTTTGTCACCGCTATGGATACCAATCCATTAGCATTTGACCCAATGCTGCTGATTAACGATCAGTTGCAAGCGTTCAATGACGGACTTGCTGTCTTATCGACACTCAGCCCCAAGACCTTTGTTTGCCATCATGGTGATGCCCAGTTGACGCCAGTTGCCAAAACGGCGGCTAATAATGTCACTGAGTATCATAGCTTTGCTGGTAAGCATCCTGCTGGTCTGGCTGGCACGCACATTCACTTTTTGCACCCAATCATGCGCGGCGTGACCGTATGGACGATTGGCTATCAAGACGTGATTGCGATTGGTAAGCTATTCACCAGCGGTCGCTTATATACGCGCCGTATCATTAGTTTGGCAGGTCCTGCGGTCACCAAGCCACGTTTGGTGGCTACTGAGCGCGGTGCTGATATCGCTGCTCTGACCAAAGGACAGCTGGCGGCTGGCGAGAACCGTATTATTTCTGGTTCGGTGTTGTCAGGTCGCAAAGTGTTTGGCAATACGGCTTATCTTGGTCGCTTTCATAATCAAATCAGTGTGCTGCCTGAAGGGCGTGAACGTCCAGCGTTCCATTTCCTAAGTGTCGGCACCAACCGTTTCTCTAAGCTGCCTATTTATATTTCTAAGTTTTTTGGTAATAAGAAATATAACTTTACGACCACGAGTAATGGTTCACCGCGAGCGATGGTACCTATCGGGGTTTATGAAGAGGTCATGCCGCAAGATTATCTGCCGACACAGTTACTACGTGCATTAATTGTCGAAGACATGATTAGCGCCGTAGATTTGGGCGTGCTCGAATTGGACGAAGAAGATTTAGCATTATGCACCTTCGTATCTCCTGGCAAATATGAATTCGGTGATATTTTGCGTGATAACTTGACGCGCATTGAGCTGGAGGGCTAA